CTATGTTAGAGCCAAGGTCTCCTATTCTTGAGAGGCTGTCTACTATAGTCCCGAGAGATATCATGGTTTTGTGGGACTCAAGTTTAAGAATTGACGCATGCAGTTCAGTTACACGTAAACGCATACCATCGATACTGTCAATTACCTGGTTTGCAAGAGAAGTATCGGAGTTATACAGGGCATCCACCGCCTGCTCAACCAGTCCCATATACGTACTGCTAAGGTTCTCTATGACTTCCATTACATCTTTCCTCACAGGCTCCTGAATTTTTGATGCAACATTTGCTATCCTCTGGGAGTGATCTGCTATTCTTTCAATAGGACCTGCTGCCATTCTGAAGTCATGATATTCATCTATACTTGTTTCAGAAGAGTCGGGCATTCTTCCTCCGCAGAGAATGGAACGGAACTGCTTGGAAATCAGAAGGCACAACCTGTCAACTTCATCATCCCTCTGGCTAACATCGAGAGCAAGGTCGTGGTCAGCAGTTTTGAGGGCTCTTATGGCATCCTTTTGCATGGAACCCGTAATCAGGAACATCCTGTGTATGCCTTTTTTAATATGGAGTTCATTGGGATTGAGAAGATCCTGGATGACCACACAGTTTGAGCTTTCTTCAATAATTTCAGGTCCTATCAGCTTGTAACAGACTTTTCTAATGACCTGTTTCTGCTCGGTAAGTATTCTTTTTGAGGTAAACTCTATCCGGTCATAGCCATAGAGGTATGCAGCAATAATATCCCTTTCCAGAGCTTTTGCTTCATAGCCTGTTACATCTATATGTTTCGTTTTTATCGTGCGCCCTTCAAGAATAGGGTCAATTAACAGTTTTCCGTCCGGCTGAGTATGGATGGATACTCTTGTCCCTGTTTCGATTCCTACTTTTTCGGCCCACTGTTTGGGTAGGGAAATAATATAAGTGGATCCGCCTGTCTGCTGTACTTTTCTGGTTTCTATATGGATTCCCCGTTTTTACTTGCTCAGGCCAGGCCTGGAAATAGATGGAAGTAAGATGAAAATTGGATGATACTTAGTTAATATGTATAACTATTTATAATGTGTAGATAAGAAGATAATATATATACAATTCGGTATTACTATTTATATCCTGAAGAGTTTTTCTTTTTTTGGGAGTAATTCCTGAGTTCTGTATTTAAGTTTATCCCATTCTCTGCTCGGAAGAGAGGTAAAAAATATTAAAGAGCAGAGCATTCTGGACTTAATGACACTTAAAGGGCATGCCTGCGCTTTCGGAGCTGGGACAATAATAAACGCCATAGCCACCTGGAAAGGTGCGGCATTCGGAATAGATTTAAAAACCTTTGCAGAGGTGAAACTCTCGGAAGGTGAATTGGTAATTACTGGTTCAATTGAAGAAATGCCTGAAGGAGATACTCGCCTAATAGAACACTGCGTTGAACTCGTCCTTGAGAGATTCGGGCTTGAACTCGGAGGCACTATAAGGACAGGGAGTGAAATTCCCCTTGCAGGAGGGCTCAAGAGCAGCAGTGCTGCAGCAAATGCTTCAGTCCTTGCAACCCTCCGGGCTGTCGGGGAGACAATGCCCTCTCTTGAGATAGTAAAACTGGGTGTAAAGGCTGCAAAGGAAGTAGGGGTTACGATAACAGGAGCTTTTGACGATGCCTGCGCCTCCTTTTTAGGAGGGATTGTAATCACTGACAACCGAAAGATGGAACTTATCAGACGCGAAGAAGCCGATTCAAAAGTCCTGATATTTGCTCCGGCAAAAAAGGCTTTCAGCGCGAGTACGAATGTTAAACGGTCACAATTGATTGCACCATATGTGGAAATGGCATACGAGCTCGCTCTCGCAGGAGAATACGAGCGTGCAATGACGCTTAACGGCTTTCTCTACTGCGGAGCTCTTGGGTTTGATACCGAACATATGCTCAGGGCTCTGGAATGTGGAGTTAAAGGAGTAAGCCTTTCCGGAACAGGCCCTTCTTACGCAGCCCTGGTAAAAGCCGAGCAGGTGAAAGAGCTTAAATCAGCCTGGGAAAGCTGCGGCATGGAAGGAAGAGTTATAGAAACCAGTATAAATAACAGAGATGCGATATCCTTTAACAGAGAGGGATCCTTTTGAGTGAACTTGAAGCCGTCCGCAAAGAAGTAGAGGAGATTGACAGGGAAATCCTGTCCCTTATTGACAGAAGGGTTAACCTTGCTGAGAGAATACTTGAATCAAAAAGAATAAATGGAACTTCCATAAATGACCGTAAACAAAACGAGGTTGTAATTAACAGGGCATTAAATGCTGCAACCGAACTCAACCTTGATGTAGGATCGATAAAGGAAATTTTTGAAATTCTTATAAGGATGAGTATCGAACGCCAGAACGAGTTAAGTGGAAAGGGAAGCCTGCCCTGATTGCCTCAAAGGAGCAAAAAATGGTCGATATTTCACTGATTATGGGCTCTGAGTCAGACAGGGCAATCGCCAATCGTGCGGTTTCCGTAATTGAAAAAACCAAATATACTTACGAAGTGATGGTTATCTCTGCCCACAGGAACCCTGACGAGCTTGACAGCTATATCTCGAACACGGACGCAAAAGTCTTTATTACAATAGCAGGTCTATCGGCAGCCCTCCCTGGAGTTGTTGCCTCCAAGACTAAAAAGCCTGTAATAGGTGTACCTGTAAGCGCAAAACTAGGCGGGCTTGATGCCCTTCTTTCCATCGCCCAGATGCCTCCTGGTGTGCCTGTAGGAAGTGTAGGGATTGACAACGGGGCAAACGGGGCATATCTTGCCCTGAGGATTCTGGATTTAATTGGAACTCCTTAAGAACACTCAGAATTCCAGTTTCTAATTTGTTCGCTGGGGAGTTAAATTCCCGAAACATTTTTTCATATTTTTACGTTTTTTATCATATTTTACTCTTCTAGTCCCATCTTTATGGAGTGATATTAAAAGATGTAGAATAACAGGCATCTGATTTGAAAAAGGAGCTCTGGGAAACATCTGGAGAAGGAGTCTTCCTGCAGAACGCAATTTCTCAGATGCCAGATAAATAATATGATTCCATATATATAAAATTAATATTATACTGAGTACTGAAATACATTCAGCTATGGGATCAGGTTAAAAAGTAAAAAAGCTTCCTGTTATTCACAGGATCTGGCTGCACGGGCTCAGGCTTATCAAGGGCAGGTGTTTCGGATATAAAGTTGAGGCTGCTTTCAGCTTTCTGATACTTATGGAAAATCAGTTCATGTCAGAAATCAGTTCTTGTCAACAAGTCTTGCATCCAGGATCTTTAAGGAGCCTGTGTCGCCTTCCCATTCAATTTCACTTTTCACTATTTCTATGCGCTTTTTGAAGAAAGGTGCGTCAAGGACAACGGTTTCGTATTCTCCGCCTTCCCCTGCCATATGAACCATGTACCTGCGGTTAAGGGCTTTGAGATTTTCTATTGAGTTCACATTAATAGGGCGTCCAAGCCAGGACTTATCGAGACCCTCGGCTGCAACTCTCACAATCCTTATATCAAGAACTTTTGCCATCTCATTCAGGAGCTCTTCAGGATCTTTATGCCAGAGAGGAGCATACACTTTAAGTCCGAGAGAATCGCAAATCTTCTGTACCCTGCTCGCCTGGTACTGCGACTCAATAGCGCCTACGGATACTCCATCCACATTCACTTTCCTCAGGGCAAGGGTAAGGTCATCCAGTTCAAGTTCTTTGATTCCGCTGGACTGCTGCTGAATCAACGGGATTTCACTGGCGGCAGAGATGAGTTCTACCATGTGGAGGTTGATTGAATGGTACATATAGGAGTCGTCCCTTGCGGGAATAATATTAATGAGGTGAGTAACCTCATGCCCCTCTTCAAGGGCTTTTTGAATGGCAAAGACCGAGTCCTTGCCGCCAGAAATCAGTGCTGCGAGTTTCATCTGCATCCTCTTCCATAAATCTATTTTTTCGTACTTCCAGGTTATGACTTGGGATTATAGTTCGTGGATCATTATAATATTTTATATGTTTTTCCCTTTTGGCATTCATCATCCACAGACTTTTTACGAGCTCAGCTCTCTGCCTCCAGCTTTCCAAAATTGGCTTCATAACGGGATTTCATTTCTTCCCAGGTTGGAAGGCTGGTCTGGCAGCCTCTTGTCTGCACGGCAAAAGAAGCTACTGTTGAGCCTATTTTTCCACAAGTGGGAAGGGAATAACCTCTTGTGTATGCCAGCAGAAAACCTGCCCTGTAAGCATCTCCTGCTCCTGTAGGATCTACAGCCTTTACAGAGACTACAGGAATTGCCCATTCTTCGCTGTCTTTGTAGATCCTGCTGCCTTCCGCATCATAGGTAACAACAATAATATCAATCATGGATCTGAGTTCGAAAAAGCTCTTTCCTGTCATCTCTGAAACCCGCCTGATTTCATGCCTGTTTGCAAAGAGAATGTCGGTGTGGGCGAGAATTATCTCGAGATTCTCTTTTGAGTAAGTGACCAGATCCTGTCCGGGATCAAAGGATACAAATCCGGAGATTTGTGCTATCTTTGCATTATAGACGCAATCTGCCGTTGCCAGGTGGACAAAATCTGCAGGTTCGGGTTCCAGCTCTTTGAATTTTGAGGAAGCTCCCCAGTAAAAGTACGTTGTCTGGTTATCTTTCCTATCAGTAAAAATGAAAGCCTTGGAGATTTTTCTGTCTTCAATACTGTAGAGGCGGGAAAGGTCAACGCATGCTTCCTTAAGAAGCTTCTCGTATCCCGAGCTTGAAAAATCCGTGCCAACAGGAGATATCAGCTGGCTTTTTCCTCCCAGCTTTGCAATGGCAACTGCGATGTTTGCAGCCCCTCCCCCAGGATACTCTTCATAGTCAATTATAGGGGAAGATTCGTTTTTTCCTGCGATATTTTCAACATCTACGATATAATCAAGGGCAGTATGCCCTACTACGGAGATAGTTCTGTCCATGCAGTTTCCTCTTTTTTACGGGTCTGGGAGAAGCTCGAGAGTTTTTGAGATTGCGTACTTTGAGATCGAACATATTCTTAAAAGTTGAGTAAAGTAAAAACTCAGGAAAAGATAAAATTAGTGATTTTATCCGTTTCTGCCGTGGCAGACAGCACGACGGGTCCTCTATTTTAAGCCAGAGATTCATTGAGCCCTGGCTATGCGACGCTGCCTGGATGGACGTCGCACAAGGTACACCTTCCTCTGCCCCGGCAATTTAATAGGTTTAAAGGAAAGAACCTGTTTATTTGTTTGCCTTGCCTTTTTGCTGCTGTTCGCCTTTTTCTCCTGACCTTTCGAATTCCGTGACTTCGACAACTGTCAACGGAACATCGCGGAGAGACTTTCCTATGACGGATTTTGCGATCCTTTCCGCATGTTCTGCAGATTCGGCATCAAAAACCTTCATTTCGAAAATAAGCCCTACAAGTGCGGTGTTTGCTGCTATGAAAACACTGCTGAAAGGCTCACCGCATGCCGGACAGGATGTAGTTCCCACATCTACCTCTACAAAATCAAGTTTGGGGTTCAGGCGCTTTCCAGCCTCAGAAATCGCAACCCCTATTGCATCATCAGCTGTTTTTACATCTCTAACCAACCAAGCTGCTTCAAGTACCACATGAAAGTTCTTCATAATTTTCCACCATAATTATTGGTATACATTCTTAAAATTATCCCCGAATAGGGAAAAGTTACGAAACCTGAGGAATAGAGTGAAGTATGTTAATTATTTCGGTTTCGAATACGTGTTTGTATTTATAAGTTTTACGTATTATATGGTTTTTCAGTTTAAGCTTTTGGCTTTTTAATTTTGACTTATAAGTGTTAAAACCTCGTTTAGTAATAAAATCTTGTTTATTAGTGTTACACTTAGTTTATAAGTTTTAGCATCTTATTTATATTGTAAAAAGGGTTTCGTCATCTACTGCAAAGACCCCGAGCTTTACTCCAGCATCAAGCCAGGCATGCCCATAGCTGAAAGAAGCAAGGGCATTCACAGGGTCCTCATTTTCAAGGAAATAGATTCCATCTTTATAATAAGCTTCTGCCATTGTGTAATAATCCTCTGCTACAGCATGCATATGGGAGTTAGGGATTGGAGAGTACTTTGCTTTCTGCAATGCTCTTTTTAACATATTCTCATATCGGTTAACCTTTTCATTTAAATCAGCAGGCATCTTGATCACCAGATAACCAGTTTAGGAGTTATTCAATTGGTTTTTATAAAGTAGAGTTTATTCGACCGATATTTATTCAAATTGGCTAAATTCAAATTCAGTTCTTACTTAACTGGACTTATTTGATTTCTTTATATTCAGTTTCATTCGATATTTTCCATTATTTCTTCAGGCCCGGCTGCAAGTTTGACAAGGGCTTCGGCTTCAAGAAAATGCAATTTTCCCGGAACTACAAGAATATGAAGAGGTTTTCCGAAATCAAAATTCTTCAGGTTTTCTGCATAGTCAGCTTTTACCAAAGGCTTTTCCGAGCCTGCTCTTGCTATTCCCACAGCAACAGCCCTGTTCATTACTTCTTCTCCTCTTTTTCTTTCAACCTCAAGGAGAAGTTCAAGAGCAAGGTTAACGGACATATATCCTTTTTCGTTATCAATATCCAGAAAAACAAGAGTGTGAAGTCCAAGTTCGGAGTTTTGTTTTATGGTATCGTAGGGTGTTTCTGAAACGACTTTTGTCCCTCGCCTGCTTTCGTAAGGATATGGGATACTTGCAGACTTTCCAAAGCGGTAGTTCTGAAGCCCTGTAAGCCCTGAGACAGCTGAAGTAATGGATGCTCCGTGAATCAGGCGAGTTTCTATCCCGAGATTTTTAGCCCTGAGGCGCAGGTCAACGTGAGTTGTGGAGACCATTGTATCTCCACCTGTTAGGAAAGCTATATTTTTATCTTTTGCATTATCAAGCCACTCAGGCTGCTGTTCCACGTCTTCCCTTGAGAGTAAATGGACCTGCTTTCCGTAAAGTTTCTCCATTTTTTCAGGAGTTGTCCCCATGAGGTGGGAAGTATAAAACTCAGCGTACACGAGGTCAGCTTCCCGGATAGCTTCAAGTCCTTTTAAGGAAACATCATATTCGTCAAAAAGGCCCAGTCCTATAAATGTGAGCATAACCCGCTTTAAGAGCTTATTGGTTTAAAACTTTTGGCGCCGCAAACTAATCGGAGAATCTATGAGTGTGAGTCAAGGATTTGCGGATACGCTCAACATATTTATATCTAAAAATTAATAATAGCAATGAGACTTACAATCTCAGTTTTTGGAGATGATCTTTTATGGTTAAGGTTACGCTTATTCATGCCAGCTGGTGTACGGCCTGTCCGGCAACACGCAGGCTCTGGAAAGACCTTAAATCAGAGTACGATTTCGAGTATGAAGAAGTAGATGTAGAGAGTCCTGAGGGACAGGCTCTTATTGATAAGCACGGCATAGTTGGCGTCCCTACAACTCTTATTGATGGAGAGCCTGCATTTACAGGACTTCCTAAAAAAGCCGACGCCATAGCTCGCATTAAATGAAAGTATGCCAGGCTTTATTTTTTTGAACTCATTTTCTATTTATGGGAGGTATTATGTACGATCTGATTATCATAGGAGGGGGGCCTGCAGGGCTTGCAGCGGGCATTTACGCCGTACGTTTCGGGCTTGATACCCTTATTCTGGAAAGAAGCGAGATAAGCGGTCAGATCTCGATGGCCGATGTTGTAGAAAACTACCCTGGCTTTCCATCGATTTCTGGACTTGAGCTAATGGAAAAATATAGAACACATGCTCAGGAAGTAGGGGTGAAAACCAAGATCACTGAAGTTCTCTCTGTCCGGACCGAAGGCGCAAAGAAAATCATTTCAACGGACAGCGGGGATCTCGAAACAAAAGCTGTAATAGTTGCCACAGGTGCAAATCCAAAGTATCTTGACGTGCCTGGGGAGAAAGAATTTATCAGTAAGGGAGTTTCCTACTGTGCAATTTGCGACGGGCCTTTTTTCAAAAATAAAACCGTAGTTGTTATAGGAGGCGGCAACTCTGCAGTTACGGATGCTCTTTTTCTGTCAAAGATTGCCCAAAAAGTATATCTTGTCCACAGGCGGGACCATTTGAGAGCTGCTAAAGTCCTTCAGGATCGGGCGGCTTCAGTTCCCAACATAGAGTTAATGCTTAATACTATTGTCCTGGAAATTGTAGGGAGCAGAGAAGGAGTTAAAAAAGTAGAAAAAATTATATTGCAGGACCTTAACAGCAAAGAAGTCCGTGAGCTTTCCACTAATGGGGTTTTTATCTATGTAGGAATCCACCCAAATACCGAATTCGTTAATGTGGAAAAAGATACAGAAGGCTTCATCAAGACAGACCGCTGGATGGAAACCTCTGAGAAAGGAATATACGCCGCAGGAGACTGCAGTTACACTCCTATCTGGCAGCTTGTAGCAGCAGTAAGAGATGGGGCAGTCGCAGCCACAGCTGCATATGAATATATCGAAAAAATGAAATAAAAAATATTCCAGAGGGTTCAGACTATAGAACCCTCATGAAAATCAGTTTAGCCTGGAAAAACATCTAAGAAGCAGTTAGAGGAATAATACGGAACTTAGATTATCTGATCTTAATAACCTTAAACCTAAACTTAAACCTGAATATATTAATAGTCTTAAACTTAGATCTTAGAATTCTTATCTCGAGTCTTTGGATTATATATAAGGAATAGGAGCCCTAGAGGTCCAGAAATTCTAAAGTCAACACTATCCATGCAAAAATCAAAAAAGAGGACAGCAAGTTCTCTGTCCCGAATTTATGCATTCAGGAATTCGCTTTAAGGCTTTATTCCAGCATTTGATTAATCCTATTATAAAAATCTATGATCAGTTTTGTCGCGTCGCTTTCCATGTTCAGCTGGAAAGTGCGAATCTGCTTCCCAAGAGGTTTTTCTATGACAATACCCGACTCTATTAACGGGGTAATTACCCTTGATACACTGGAATGTGACAGACCGGTTTCTTCTGCTATTCCAGATAGGTAAGTTGATTCGTTCTGGTGCTCGATCAGATTTTTAAGGACGGTCATCTGTGCGGTTTTACCAAAGATTTTTTCAAGTGGATCCATTGTTATCATCTCAGAGGTGGCTGTTCTCCGTAAGTGATTCTTATTTCCAATATTAACTTGCTATTTATGGTTATAAACTTATCTGCTTATTGGGTGGTCAGGCGATTCATATGAAATCCTCTAAATATTTGGATAACTCGGCTTTCTCCCCAATTACTGTGTACATTTTTAGATACTCTCTTCGTTTTAATATTTGAGAAATGTTTAATACCTAAGAAAATATATACTGTATGAGGTGGAGGGAAATGCAGAACATTGATCTTAACCATGAAATATTAAAACTTATAAAAGAACAGCCTGAAATAAGCGAAAGGAACATTGCCCTTGCTCTTTCGATCTCAGAAGACACAGTAAAAACTCGGATTGCAAACCTTCAGGATATCAGAGAAAAAATCCTGATTGTGGGTAATAGGAAAAAAGCCTATGAAAACCTTAAGAAAACACTTGAAGCTGAAAACTATAATGTTGTCAATATCTTGAATAGCTTTTCAGCCCTTGAAACAGTAAGCGAGGAAAGACCAGATCTTATACTGCTTGATACGGCTTTTCTGGATACAGATGGCTTTGAAATTTGCAGGCAACTCAGGGCCAACCCAAAATACCGATGGGTTCCTGTTATGATGCTGGGCGAAAAGAATGAAGCAGAAGACAGCATTAAAGCCTATAAGTCTGGAGCTGATGATTACATTACCGCACCATTAAATCCTCTGGAGCTAAGAGCAAGAGTAGGAATGATTTTGAGACGTAGCCGGGTTTAAATTCGAGAGAGAATTCATTGTCTTATAAGCACTGGCACTCTGATAAAATGGCTTATTTAAGGTGGAATTCCCTTTTCTTTCTCCTTTCAGATTTTGCGTGCTTTTAAGATTTTACATGCTTTTAAGATTTTACATGCTTTAAAGAGTGCTCTAAGGTTCAAAATTCATCAGATTCCTTGAAAATATCTTAATAAAATTATTTACTCACTTTTTAAGAGGTTTTCTTCACTGATATCTTATAATAAGTCCACCGATCCATATTATAACATTTGCTCAAAATGTGCTTGAAATACATCATGTTAAATTTAATAAGACAGATTTTCAGATATATTTTAGGAATATAATAATTATTTTAATGAAGATAGTTCCCTGCAGATCTGATTATGTCACTCTATTAAAGTGAATTTCGTTGTTAAAGATACAGATTTTTCAAAATTACATTTTCTCGTCAGAACCAGATTTATCTATAAACATCAGATTTTCCGTCAAAATTACACAGTTTCGTTGGAGTTTTATAAGAGTTTTGCCGCAACCTCGAGATTGAGGCAACAGGTAATAACTTCAACGCAGTCTACACATAGAAATGGCTTTCTTTTTATCCAGAAGAGATCTGTCCGGCCAATATCCGATTGTATTTCATGACCGGTTCCAAAAGAAGAATAAAACAGACTGATAAACAAACATTACGAGCATATATAATAATTCAGATGTATATTAAAAATAAATTAATATAAAAAACCAATAGTTATGGAATAATATATTATATATTTCCAAAATATTGGCTTAATTCTTAAACACATTTAGAATACTTTATTTTTAAAATAATAAAGTAAATGAATATTTCAAAATGTTTAAAAAAGAATAAAACGTAAATTATTATGCGTAACTGTTTATGTGTCCTTATTTTTGATAAGGAGCTAAAGTATAGAATCCATTTAATGCTCTAAAAGCATATAATATTGTTGTTTAAGGTAGATGTGTGGTAAAGCGGTGGAAAAAATGTAGTCCAAAAAATGTGTGGTGAAGTTATGACTTCGAATGAATGGTATAATAAAGGCGTTGCACTCCAAGAATTGAAAAGGTTTACAGAAGCTCTGGATGCATACAACAAAGCTCTGGAAATAAGCCCTGATAACGCGAAAATCCTGTTTAGCAAAGGGATTGTCCTAAAAAACCTCATGAGGTATGAGGATGCCCTTGAGGCTTTTGACAGATCTCTTGAGATCAACCCTGCTGACGCCAAAACCTGGTGCTTTAAAGCTGAGCTTCTCTTAGGCCTCATGCAGTACGAAGAAGCTCTGGATTCATTCTACAGAGCGATATCCCTTGCTCCTGAAGACCCGGAAGTCTGGTACAGGCGGGGAATGGCTCTCAGGGAAATGCGAGCATATGAAGATGCAATGGATGACCTTGAGAAATCTATCAGGCTCTATTCAAAGAATTATGACATGAGTTCTATGAGCGCAAGCGAATGGTGCAAGAAAGGTATGGGACTCTGTAAAATAAAGAGTTACCATGAAGCTCTTGATGCCTTTAACAGAGCACTTGAGTTAAACCCGACTAACGGGAAAGCCCTTTACAACAAAGGAGTTGCTCTGCGCTGGCTCGGAAAAAACGATGAAGCAAAGTTATACATAGAGAGAGCCGTGGAGATTTTTGACAACAAAATCAAAGCAAATCCCGAGAATGCAAGATTCTGGTATAACAAAGGGATAGCCCTGAGAGACCTTGAAAGATACAAAGAAGCGCTTGAGGCTTTCGAAAAGGCTATAGACATCAACCCGAGCTTTACAAAAGCCTGGATCGGCAAAGGAATAGTTTACGACAGAGTTAAAAAACACCAGAAAGCAATGGAAGCCTACGAAAGGGCAGTCGATATAAACCCAATATATTCAGACCTTATTTGAGTAAATCTAATTCAGGACATATTCCAGAGAAACCGCAGAATACTGAGCCGAAAAAGCCGTTACCGGAAAAATTCGTACAGGAATTAACAGGTATGACGGCTAAAATTAACTTTTTCTGTTATTTTTTATGCTTGCTGACTTTTATTTATGCTGATATATTTTACAAATCCATCTGAAGATCCCATGGTTCAGCATATTTCCCTTGATTTAGCACATCAATGAATCCAATCAGATCCTGAAATGTGTTAAGCTGAAAGTCAAAGCATTGTTCTTTTTCATCTGTTTGTCTCCAGTCTCCATAGGAAGCATATGCTGTTTTAAAGCCTAGCTTTCGTGCAGGAGCCATGTCCCTTTTAATACTATCTCCCACCACCAGGCTTTCCTCCGGCTTTATTCCGAGGGAGTCAAGTGCAAAGAGAAAATGGGCAGGATCAGGCTTTTTAGTACCTGTCATATCTGCAGATACCAGGAATTCAAAGGAATCCAGAAGCCCGACTCTCATAAGCCTTGCCTGGGCATGATATTTGTCAGCATCTGTTATTATTGCAAGCTTCAGGCCAAGTTTCTTTAGTTCCTCAAGAGTATCCCTCACGCCAGGATATAATTTGAGATTTTGCAGTTTTTCCCTGTCATAAATCTCACAGCAATATCTGTACGCCTTGACTGTGTAAAGATTTCTCTCCTGCATGTAGTCCCTTATATTTTCATAATCTTCAAACCCATAAGTTCCCCTGAGGAAGTACCTGAAAAGTTCTTCAGGGTCTTTCATAAAGTTCTTATCCTTTTCTCCAAGATAAGAAAGAATCTCCCTGCATGCTATGAGTTTTACGGCTACGAAATCAAAAAGAGTGTTATCCATATCAAAGAGAACAGCCTTCAGGGTTTTCTGATGGCTTTGCTGTATATTTTTCAGGATATTTTCCGTATTTTCTTTAGTCTCTCTCATCATTTCCCAGCCTATTTTTCATTATCCCCTTGTTTCCTCATCTGCTCAATCTTTCTTGATCTATTCGAGAAATCTGTTCAATATTTTTCTGATTACTTTCATGCCCCATGGAGCTCTTTTGATGTTTTTGAAATGTATTTTTACCGTTTCTGGATCTTTCTGATCTTCTTCTCTTTCCATTCTCTTTTTCTGCACATTTCAGACTACTTTTTGGGGAGAGGCTATAAAAACCATAAAGGACAGATGTATAGATCATAAAGGACAGATGTATAGATCATAAAGAACAACAGACTTAAGTAGATAACGAACGCGAATACTCTAAAATTGTGGTTCTTAATTTTAAAAGATATTAAAGGAAATTTTGACATGGATTCTGGAGAACCAAAGGACAAATCCTTCGAAAAAGAAGGAAAAGAAAAAAAAACTGAGTCCGAAGAGGGATCAGTTTCTGGGGACATGTACGTGCTGGACGACTCGGGGAGTGTGGCAAAAGAAGAGGTCAGCAACGAAATTCTTGCAGCCGAACTTAATGAGTGTGGACTTGATCTTCTGAGGCTTGGCAAGTTTAAGGAGGCAATAGTTGCTTTTGAGAAAGCAATTGAGAAAGACCCGGAGAATATTTATCTTTTAAACAATAAGGCGGCAGCTCTTGAGAGCCTCGGAAAGTTTGAGGAAGCTCTCAAACTCTATCAGGAAGCAGTTAAGATCAATTCCGAAGATGCGGATCTCTGGAACAATATGGCTTTTTCTTACTCCCAGGTAGGAGAATACGAAAAAGCAGTCGATGCCTATGGGAAAGCTCTTGAGCTCAAGCCG
The genomic region above belongs to Methanosarcina horonobensis HB-1 = JCM 15518 and contains:
- a CDS encoding PhoU domain-containing protein, encoding METRKVQQTGGSTYIISLPKQWAEKVGIETGTRVSIHTQPDGKLLIDPILEGRTIKTKHIDVTGYEAKALERDIIAAYLYGYDRIEFTSKRILTEQKQVIRKVCYKLIGPEIIEESSNCVVIQDLLNPNELHIKKGIHRMFLITGSMQKDAIRALKTADHDLALDVSQRDDEVDRLCLLISKQFRSILCGGRMPDSSETSIDEYHDFRMAAGPIERIADHSQRIANVASKIQEPVRKDVMEVIENLSSTYMGLVEQAVDALYNSDTSLANQVIDSIDGMRLRVTELHASILKLESHKTMISLGTIVDSLSRIGDLGSNIAEIAINSAIKDK
- a CDS encoding shikimate kinase gives rise to the protein MTLKGHACAFGAGTIINAIATWKGAAFGIDLKTFAEVKLSEGELVITGSIEEMPEGDTRLIEHCVELVLERFGLELGGTIRTGSEIPLAGGLKSSSAAANASVLATLRAVGETMPSLEIVKLGVKAAKEVGVTITGAFDDACASFLGGIVITDNRKMELIRREEADSKVLIFAPAKKAFSASTNVKRSQLIAPYVEMAYELALAGEYERAMTLNGFLYCGALGFDTEHMLRALECGVKGVSLSGTGPSYAALVKAEQVKELKSAWESCGMEGRVIETSINNRDAISFNREGSF
- a CDS encoding chorismate mutase, translating into MSELEAVRKEVEEIDREILSLIDRRVNLAERILESKRINGTSINDRKQNEVVINRALNAATELNLDVGSIKEIFEILIRMSIERQNELSGKGSLP
- a CDS encoding 5-(carboxyamino)imidazole ribonucleotide mutase; translation: MVDISLIMGSESDRAIANRAVSVIEKTKYTYEVMVISAHRNPDELDSYISNTDAKVFITIAGLSAALPGVVASKTKKPVIGVPVSAKLGGLDALLSIAQMPPGVPVGSVGIDNGANGAYLALRILDLIGTP
- a CDS encoding diphthine--ammonia ligase, translating into MKLAALISGGKDSVFAIQKALEEGHEVTHLINIIPARDDSYMYHSINLHMVELISAASEIPLIQQQSSGIKELELDDLTLALRKVNVDGVSVGAIESQYQASRVQKICDSLGLKVYAPLWHKDPEELLNEMAKVLDIRIVRVAAEGLDKSWLGRPINVNSIENLKALNRRYMVHMAGEGGEYETVVLDAPFFKKRIEIVKSEIEWEGDTGSLKILDARLVDKN
- a CDS encoding carbohydrate kinase family protein, translating into MDRTISVVGHTALDYIVDVENIAGKNESSPIIDYEEYPGGGAANIAVAIAKLGGKSQLISPVGTDFSSSGYEKLLKEACVDLSRLYSIEDRKISKAFIFTDRKDNQTTYFYWGASSKFKELEPEPADFVHLATADCVYNAKIAQISGFVSFDPGQDLVTYSKENLEIILAHTDILFANRHEIRRVSEMTGKSFFELRSMIDIIVVTYDAEGSRIYKDSEEWAIPVVSVKAVDPTGAGDAYRAGFLLAYTRGYSLPTCGKIGSTVASFAVQTRGCQTSLPTWEEMKSRYEANFGKLEAES
- a CDS encoding DUF555 domain-containing protein, translated to MKNFHVVLEAAWLVRDVKTADDAIGVAISEAGKRLNPKLDFVEVDVGTTSCPACGEPFSSVFIAANTALVGLIFEMKVFDAESAEHAERIAKSVIGKSLRDVPLTVVEVTEFERSGEKGEQQQKGKANK
- a CDS encoding DUF357 domain-containing protein, coding for MPADLNEKVNRYENMLKRALQKAKYSPIPNSHMHAVAEDYYTMAEAYYKDGIYFLENEDPVNALASFSYGHAWLDAGVKLGVFAVDDETLFTI
- the dph5 gene encoding diphthine synthase, with the translated sequence MLTFIGLGLFDEYDVSLKGLEAIREADLVYAEFYTSHLMGTTPEKMEKLYGKQVHLLSREDVEQQPEWLDNAKDKNIAFLTGGDTMVSTTHVDLRLRAKNLGIETRLIHGASITSAVSGLTGLQNYRFGKSASIPYPYESRRGTKVVSETPYDTIKQNSELGLHTLVFLDIDNEKGYMSVNLALELLLEVERKRGEEVMNRAVAVGIARAGSEKPLVKADYAENLKNFDFGKPLHILVVPGKLHFLEAEALVKLAAGPEEIMENIE
- a CDS encoding glutaredoxin family protein, with translation MVKVTLIHASWCTACPATRRLWKDLKSEYDFEYEEVDVESPEGQALIDKHGIVGVPTTLIDGEPAFTGLPKKADAIARIK